A window of the Dioscorea cayenensis subsp. rotundata cultivar TDr96_F1 unplaced genomic scaffold, TDr96_F1_v2_PseudoChromosome.rev07_lg8_w22 25.fasta BLBR01000740.1, whole genome shotgun sequence genome harbors these coding sequences:
- the LOC120254922 gene encoding uncharacterized protein LOC120254922 isoform X2 has protein sequence MLYIECSVLFVVIMINEHIHGLIKNLITSYSLYRIHFGYVSIQIMLLFFDIRCAYNGVLVIRENMPKLKLKCMKMVVSEPAPNNGTRCDAGVGVRMSNTSNSNSSASLGSNRSAPTLYVATHCSVPSSSADSNHNEQVSNQNNSTRIENVPAVNEAENLNAIDRNGQKKRGLTTLKDLWSLPPEERIMVSANHLGQPIGPEAQLLAGFLGMLARTGQQIGIQYESWHKVPKKLKDKLFKFIELRFALDISKEYVLKSLGKKWRDYKHDLKKCHFKREDGLQVNKDKHPNTTIRWQWEQLVDYWYSNKGVKDLELLAENNKNILIHLDQRSLLERKRKRKWRLTMEEK, from the exons ATGCTTTATATTGAATGCTCTGTTCTATTTGTTGTGATAATGATTAATGAGCATATACATGGCCTTATCAAAAACTTAATTACTTCGTATTCATTATATCGTATTCATTTTGGCTATGTCAGCATTCAGataatgttgttgttttttgatATCAGGTGTGCATATAATGGTGTTCTTGTG ATAAGAGAAAATATgccgaaattaaaattgaagtgTATGAAAATGGTCGTGTCAGAACCTGCTCCAAATAATGGTACTAGGTGTGACGCTGGTGTGGGTGTTAGAATGAGCAACACTAGCAACTCCAATTCATCAGCCTCTCTTGGTTCTAATAGATCTGCTCCAACACTTTATGTTGCTACTCATTGCTCGGTCCCATCATCTTCAGCTGATTCAAATCATAATGAACAAGTGtcaaaccaaaataatagtaCCAGAATAGAGAATGTTCCCGCAGTTAATGAAGCAGAAAATTTAAACGCAA TTGATAGAaatggacaaaaaaaaagaggctTAACTACTTTGAAAGACTTGTGGTCATTACCACCAGAAGAGAGGATTATGGTGAGTGCAAATCATTTGGGACAACCAATTGGGCCCGAAGCACAACTACTAGCTGGATTTCTCGGCATGCTTGCTCGAACTGGTCAACAAATTGGCATCCAAtatgagagttggcataaagtgccaaaaaaattaaaggataaattattcaaatttattgAG TTACGATTTGCTCTTGATATTTCAAAAGAGTATGTGCTTAAGTCTTTGgggaagaaatggagagattacaaGCATGATTTGAAAAAGTGTCATTTCAAACGTGAAGATGGTTTGCAagtgaacaaagataaacatcCAAACACAACCATTCGATGGCAATGGGAACAATTAGTCGATTATTGGTATTCAAATAAAGGAGTG AAAGACTTGGAGTTGCTagcagaaaacaacaaaaatatactcatACATCTGGATCAAAGATCTTTGctagaaaggaaaaggaaaaggaaatg GAGGTTAACAATGGAAGAAAAGTAG
- the LOC120254922 gene encoding uncharacterized protein LOC120254922 isoform X1: MLYIECSVLFVVIMINEHIHGLIKNLITSYSLYRIHFGYVSIQIMLLFFDIRCAYNGVLVVLLFSFSLFALAPLAKRIRENMPKLKLKCMKMVVSEPAPNNGTRCDAGVGVRMSNTSNSNSSASLGSNRSAPTLYVATHCSVPSSSADSNHNEQVSNQNNSTRIENVPAVNEAENLNAIDRNGQKKRGLTTLKDLWSLPPEERIMVSANHLGQPIGPEAQLLAGFLGMLARTGQQIGIQYESWHKVPKKLKDKLFKFIELRFALDISKEYVLKSLGKKWRDYKHDLKKCHFKREDGLQVNKDKHPNTTIRWQWEQLVDYWYSNKGVKDLELLAENNKNILIHLDQRSLLERKRKRKWRLTMEEK, from the exons ATGCTTTATATTGAATGCTCTGTTCTATTTGTTGTGATAATGATTAATGAGCATATACATGGCCTTATCAAAAACTTAATTACTTCGTATTCATTATATCGTATTCATTTTGGCTATGTCAGCATTCAGataatgttgttgttttttgatATCAGGTGTGCATATAATGGTGTTCTTGTG GTTTTGTTGTTCTCATTCAGCTTATTTGCATTAGCTCCTCTTGCCAAGCGT ATAAGAGAAAATATgccgaaattaaaattgaagtgTATGAAAATGGTCGTGTCAGAACCTGCTCCAAATAATGGTACTAGGTGTGACGCTGGTGTGGGTGTTAGAATGAGCAACACTAGCAACTCCAATTCATCAGCCTCTCTTGGTTCTAATAGATCTGCTCCAACACTTTATGTTGCTACTCATTGCTCGGTCCCATCATCTTCAGCTGATTCAAATCATAATGAACAAGTGtcaaaccaaaataatagtaCCAGAATAGAGAATGTTCCCGCAGTTAATGAAGCAGAAAATTTAAACGCAA TTGATAGAaatggacaaaaaaaaagaggctTAACTACTTTGAAAGACTTGTGGTCATTACCACCAGAAGAGAGGATTATGGTGAGTGCAAATCATTTGGGACAACCAATTGGGCCCGAAGCACAACTACTAGCTGGATTTCTCGGCATGCTTGCTCGAACTGGTCAACAAATTGGCATCCAAtatgagagttggcataaagtgccaaaaaaattaaaggataaattattcaaatttattgAG TTACGATTTGCTCTTGATATTTCAAAAGAGTATGTGCTTAAGTCTTTGgggaagaaatggagagattacaaGCATGATTTGAAAAAGTGTCATTTCAAACGTGAAGATGGTTTGCAagtgaacaaagataaacatcCAAACACAACCATTCGATGGCAATGGGAACAATTAGTCGATTATTGGTATTCAAATAAAGGAGTG AAAGACTTGGAGTTGCTagcagaaaacaacaaaaatatactcatACATCTGGATCAAAGATCTTTGctagaaaggaaaaggaaaaggaaatg GAGGTTAACAATGGAAGAAAAGTAG
- the LOC120254924 gene encoding glycine-rich cell wall structural protein 2-like produces MILLLPPLLLNRGLASVGPDPIGYGPIIHEPSCEVGRDSSSGHGGGGEGAGGGYGKGGGSGGGQGGLGGGGYGKGGGGGGGHGGGGGQVGIGYGTGGGGGGGGGQGGGGHGGSGSGYRNRGEGEGGGGGGHP; encoded by the exons ATGATCTTGTTATTACCGCCTT TGCTGCTAAA TCGAGGCCTTGCATCCGTGGGGCCCGATCCGATTGGTTACGGCCCGATCATCCATGAGCCCAGCTGTGAAGTGGGACGTGACAGTAGTAGTGGACACGGCGGTGGAGGTGAAGGTGCTGGAGGAGGATATGGGAAGGGAGGTGGAAGTGGTGGTGGACAAGGTGGTTTAGGTGGTGGAGGATATGGAAAAGGAGGTGGAGGTGGCGGTGGACATGGCGGTGGAGGCGGACAAGTTGGTATAGGATATGGAAcaggaggtggaggtggaggtggcgGTGGACAAGGTGGTGGAGGGCATGGTGGGAGTGGGTCTGGGTATAGAAACAGAGGTGAAGGTgaaggtggaggtggaggtggacaTCCTTAA
- the LOC120254923 gene encoding uncharacterized protein LOC120254923 isoform X2, whose product MKKADWANIKRIRRRWKLLKQEYQLCLKDAISKRLEEVYKRLEFIDAYSAEARPASILAVRLKRNTGTCSEEIRKGLGETKAVGEEVEAIREVDHLMASVIGIRIHLLQGQVSCGWRLRERLTHIQEYFRIIRRCSSNILEQSPWFHLHSCPYKDILKFIAIIYTRVITKISLFTMLMFQDGRQDYTNLPFYFNVK is encoded by the exons ATGAAGAAGGCCGATTG GGCCAATATCAAACGCATTCGAAGGAGATGGAAGCTGTTAAAGCAGGAATACCAGTTGTGTCTGAAAGATGCTATTTCCAAAAGGCTTGAAGAGGTGTATAAAAGGCTCGAATTCATTGATGCATATTCAGCAGAGGCACGTCCTGCTTCAATTCTTGCG GTGAGGTTGAAAAGGAATACTGGGACTTGCTCCGAGGAAATCAGGAAAGGTTTAGGGGAAACAAAGGCGGTAGGGGAAG AGGTAGAGGCAATAAGGGAGGTCGACCATTTGATGGCAAGCGTAATAGGCATACGGATTCACCTGCTTCAAGGCCAA GTGAGCTGTGGGTGGCGTCTGAGGGAAAGGTTAACCCATATTCAGGAATATTTCAGGATTATAAGAAGATGTTCAAGTAATATTCTTGAGCAATCTCCATGGTTTCACCTTCACTCTTGCCCATACAAAGACATTCTGAAATTCATTGCAAtcatatatactcgagttattacTAAAATCTCTCTGTTCACCATGCTTATGTTTCAAGATGGACGACAAGATTATACAAACTTGCCATTCTACTTCAATGTAAAATGA
- the LOC120254923 gene encoding uncharacterized protein LOC120254923 isoform X1, with protein MLCNGLCFFRANIKRIRRRWKLLKQEYQLCLKDAISKRLEEVYKRLEFIDAYSAEARPASILAVRLKRNTGTCSEEIRKGLGETKAVGEEVEAIREVDHLMASVIGIRIHLLQGQVSCGWRLRERLTHIQEYFRIIRRCSSNILEQSPWFHLHSCPYKDILKFIAIIYTRVITKISLFTMLMFQDGRQDYTNLPFYFNVK; from the exons ATGCTCTGTAATGGCTTATGCTTTTTTAGGGCCAATATCAAACGCATTCGAAGGAGATGGAAGCTGTTAAAGCAGGAATACCAGTTGTGTCTGAAAGATGCTATTTCCAAAAGGCTTGAAGAGGTGTATAAAAGGCTCGAATTCATTGATGCATATTCAGCAGAGGCACGTCCTGCTTCAATTCTTGCG GTGAGGTTGAAAAGGAATACTGGGACTTGCTCCGAGGAAATCAGGAAAGGTTTAGGGGAAACAAAGGCGGTAGGGGAAG AGGTAGAGGCAATAAGGGAGGTCGACCATTTGATGGCAAGCGTAATAGGCATACGGATTCACCTGCTTCAAGGCCAA GTGAGCTGTGGGTGGCGTCTGAGGGAAAGGTTAACCCATATTCAGGAATATTTCAGGATTATAAGAAGATGTTCAAGTAATATTCTTGAGCAATCTCCATGGTTTCACCTTCACTCTTGCCCATACAAAGACATTCTGAAATTCATTGCAAtcatatatactcgagttattacTAAAATCTCTCTGTTCACCATGCTTATGTTTCAAGATGGACGACAAGATTATACAAACTTGCCATTCTACTTCAATGTAAAATGA